In one window of Camelina sativa cultivar DH55 chromosome 15, Cs, whole genome shotgun sequence DNA:
- the LOC104744487 gene encoding uncharacterized protein LOC104744487 isoform X1 translates to MDLEDWELLSNSSFKDLDHDEDHHGAMVMDYFLCPSTKDPLHETESSPRSIVVPKKLVQVPIAWEPLLVVDQDNTKTPNNPDLEPDQYPDSKQTLSTDSVSSPSVSFKTTKDTKFADMKIDPPARITSPLPQIDDTASKPSGSEGGDDLGDKKELILKEEDNDGERLNLWKVGLNGVGAICSFGVAAAAATVCVFFLGHNNIKISKNKNQLLRFQIYSDDNKMQRMKEVVNHATKINEAIFGTKGVPVVRAQISFGGYYDGL, encoded by the exons ATGGATCTCGAGGATTGGGAACTACTCTCCAATAGCAGCTTCAAGGATCTTGATCATGACGAGGATCATCATGGAGCCATGGTGATGGATTACTTCCTCTGCCCTTCTACTAAAGATCCTCTTCACGAAACAGAGTCTTCTCCAAGATCCATAGTGGTCCCCAAAAAGCTTGTCCAAGTTCCCATAGCTTGGGAACCCTTGTTGGTGGTGGATCAAGACAACACGAAGACACCCAATAACCCTGATCTTGAACCGGATCAGTATCCGGATTCAAAACAAACCCTGTCGACGGACTCTGTTTCGTCACCTAGCGTTTCCTTCAAGACAACGAAGGACACTAAATTTGCCGACATGAAAATTGACCCACCAGCGAGGATCACGAGTCCTCTGCCTCAGATCGACGATACTGCGTCGAAACCCTCTGGTTCCGAAGGAGGAGATGACTTGGGAGATAAGAAAGAGCTTattttaaaggaagaagataatgatGGTGAGAGATTGAACCTGTGGAAGGTTGGTCTCAATGGGGTTGGAGCAATTTGTTCTTTTGGTGTCGCAGCTGCTGCTGCCACCGTATGTGTGTTCTTTCTCGGACACAACAATATCAAGATTTCTAAGAACAAGAACCAGTTGCTAAGGTTCCAGATTTACTCCGATGATAATAAG ATGCAGAGGATGAAAGAAGTTGTGAATCATGCAACAAAGATCAACGAAGCAATATTTGGTACGAAAGGTGTTCCTGTCGTAAGAGCTCAAATATCTTTCGGGGGTTACTACGATGGACTTTGA
- the LOC104744487 gene encoding uncharacterized protein LOC104744487 isoform X2 produces MDLEDWELLSNSSFKDLDHDEDHHGAMVMDYFLCPSTKDPLHETESSPRSIVVPKKLVQVPIAWEPLLVVDQDNTKTPNNPDLEPDQYPDSKQTLSTDSVSSPSVSFKTTKDTKFADMKIDPPARITSPLPQIDDTASKPSGSEGGDDLGDKKELILKEEDNDGERLNLWKVGLNGVGAICSFGVAAAAATVCVFFLGHNNIKISKNKNQLLRFQIYSDDNKRMKEVVNHATKINEAIFGTKGVPVVRAQISFGGYYDGL; encoded by the exons ATGGATCTCGAGGATTGGGAACTACTCTCCAATAGCAGCTTCAAGGATCTTGATCATGACGAGGATCATCATGGAGCCATGGTGATGGATTACTTCCTCTGCCCTTCTACTAAAGATCCTCTTCACGAAACAGAGTCTTCTCCAAGATCCATAGTGGTCCCCAAAAAGCTTGTCCAAGTTCCCATAGCTTGGGAACCCTTGTTGGTGGTGGATCAAGACAACACGAAGACACCCAATAACCCTGATCTTGAACCGGATCAGTATCCGGATTCAAAACAAACCCTGTCGACGGACTCTGTTTCGTCACCTAGCGTTTCCTTCAAGACAACGAAGGACACTAAATTTGCCGACATGAAAATTGACCCACCAGCGAGGATCACGAGTCCTCTGCCTCAGATCGACGATACTGCGTCGAAACCCTCTGGTTCCGAAGGAGGAGATGACTTGGGAGATAAGAAAGAGCTTattttaaaggaagaagataatgatGGTGAGAGATTGAACCTGTGGAAGGTTGGTCTCAATGGGGTTGGAGCAATTTGTTCTTTTGGTGTCGCAGCTGCTGCTGCCACCGTATGTGTGTTCTTTCTCGGACACAACAATATCAAGATTTCTAAGAACAAGAACCAGTTGCTAAGGTTCCAGATTTACTCCGATGATAATAAG AGGATGAAAGAAGTTGTGAATCATGCAACAAAGATCAACGAAGCAATATTTGGTACGAAAGGTGTTCCTGTCGTAAGAGCTCAAATATCTTTCGGGGGTTACTACGATGGACTTTGA
- the LOC104744488 gene encoding uncharacterized protein LOC104744488 has product MPSALEQEIFLQWGNKKRLRCLRAKDKKISRSKNSSSRFLGHETFLLQSTRFSKGSEGTSLRSGLPERRPEKEERYYTTRGVVDTIGKDCFDGNNGEDVKDEAMWPKLFITLSNKEKEEDFLAMKGCKPSHRPKKRAKLIQRSLLMVSPGTWLADLCPDRYDVRVKKSSKKRRARGLKAMGNLETDSD; this is encoded by the exons ATGCCGTCAGCGTTAGAACAAGAGATCTTCTTACAGTGGGGAAACAAGAAGAGATTGAGATGTCTTCGagccaaagacaaaaagatctCTCGCTCTAAAAACTCTTCTTCTCGTTTTCTAGGTCATGAAACCTTCCTCCTTCAATCCACTCGATTCTCCAA aggATCAGAAGGGACAAGCCTCAGATCTGGATTACCGGAGCGACGGCcggagaaagaagagaggtaTTATACTACGAGAGGTGTTGTGGATACCATTGGTAAAGATTGTTTTGATGGAAACAATGGAGAAGATGTCAAGGACGAGGCTATGTGGCCGAAGCTGTTTATAACGTTATCAaacaaagagaaggaagaagatttcTTGGCTATGAAAGGTTGTAAACCTTCACATAGGCCTAAGAAGAGAGCCAAACTCATCCAAAGAAGCTTACTT atggtGAGTCCTGGAACCTGGTTGGCTGATTTGTGTCCAGATAGATATGATGTTAGGGTGAAGAAGAGCTCTAAGAAG AGGCGAGCCAGAGGATTGAAAGCCATGGGAAATTT